A section of the Paenibacillus odorifer genome encodes:
- the aroB gene encoding 3-dehydroquinate synthase, translated as MSTNFRVGLQKVVDHSYDIEIGEGLFGALIEDLKRGIVENVSKFAIITDSKVEALYGQALLEQLLQNDFQAELFSFPAGEKSKTRETKAELEDRLLSRSYGRDCCILAIGGGAVTDLAGFLAGTFGRGVPSLNYATTLLAAADASIGGKTGVNTPVATNLIGVFHQPKKVYIDLATWRTLPVRELRSGLAETIKHACIADADFFEFLEQNMERVVSLEGELVLDREVCERIAFHNCEIKYSVVEKDELESNLRQILNLGHTAGRALEALSGYELLHGEAIAIGLAVQVQLAEQLGYVTADETQRMIALLKKAGLPTEIPATITNRMLIDKMYTDKKVRKGRIRFVFQAGIGVMKSFEGGAYSTPVEEQVLSELLNKIRS; from the coding sequence ATGTCCACGAATTTTAGAGTTGGCTTGCAAAAGGTCGTAGATCATTCTTACGATATTGAGATTGGGGAAGGTCTTTTTGGCGCTCTGATTGAGGATTTAAAACGTGGAATTGTCGAGAATGTAAGCAAATTCGCGATTATTACAGATTCCAAAGTTGAAGCCCTGTATGGGCAAGCCTTGCTGGAACAACTGCTTCAGAATGATTTTCAAGCGGAGCTTTTTTCTTTCCCTGCTGGAGAGAAGTCCAAAACCCGAGAAACGAAGGCAGAGCTGGAGGATCGGCTATTAAGCCGTTCTTATGGACGAGATTGCTGTATCCTTGCCATTGGAGGCGGGGCGGTAACGGATTTGGCAGGTTTTTTGGCTGGAACATTTGGTCGGGGAGTGCCAAGTTTGAACTATGCAACTACCCTTTTAGCAGCAGCGGATGCTTCTATTGGTGGTAAAACGGGCGTGAATACACCGGTTGCAACCAATCTAATTGGTGTTTTTCATCAGCCTAAAAAGGTCTACATCGACCTAGCCACTTGGAGAACGCTTCCGGTACGTGAGCTTCGCAGTGGTTTGGCTGAAACAATCAAACATGCCTGCATCGCGGATGCTGACTTTTTTGAGTTTCTTGAACAGAATATGGAGCGAGTTGTCTCCTTAGAAGGCGAACTTGTATTAGATCGAGAGGTTTGCGAACGGATTGCTTTTCATAATTGTGAGATCAAGTACAGCGTGGTGGAAAAGGACGAACTGGAGAGCAACCTGCGCCAAATTCTAAATTTGGGGCATACTGCTGGCCGAGCGTTAGAGGCTTTAAGTGGTTATGAATTATTACATGGTGAAGCTATTGCGATTGGACTCGCGGTTCAGGTGCAGCTGGCAGAGCAGTTGGGGTATGTAACGGCTGACGAAACTCAGCGTATGATTGCTTTGTTGAAGAAGGCGGGACTTCCGACTGAAATACCAGCAACCATTACAAATAGAATGCTGATCGATAAGATGTATACGGATAAAAAGGTTCGCAAAGGGCGTATACGGTTTGTGTTCCAAGCTGGAATTGGAGTGATGAAGTCTTTTGAAGGTGGAGCTTATTCGACGCCAGTCGAAGAGCAAGTCCTATCCGAGCTTTTAAATAAAATACGCAGTTAA